A region of the Candidatus Hydrogenedentota bacterium genome:
CAGACCAGGTCCGCATGCGACGCGCCGTTCTCGACTGGATTGGTGTCCTGATTATACAATTCAGCCCGGCACTCGGCAAGCGCCCGGTGAGGACCCACTCCGATATGGAAAGGCCCGATGTATCGGGTAGTCGGCTTACGCATCCCGGCATACGCGCGGCGCTGGAGGCGACGCACCGCGCACGCTTACTCAGACACGAACGTCTGAGTCCCTTGAGCCGCGCTTCCCTATCCGCTACGCTATTGCCGTTTCCACTGCAAACGCAACGAGAGAGCGAGCCTATGACCACACCCACCCTGTTCGACACCCGAATTCGCCTGGTCCAGCATCTGCTGAAGCAGCGCGGCTGGGATGGCATTTTGATCAACCGCGCGGACAACTTCGCCATGGCCACGGGGGGGAAGCGCAATTACGTGTCGACCCACTGCGATGTGGGAGCCTGCGGCATATTCGTACCCGCCGGAGCCCCCCCCCACTACGCGGGCAACGCGATCGAAATGACGCGGATCATGGATGAGGAGTTGAGCAGCCCGGCGTGTTATGCGTCGCCCTTTCGCTGGTTCGACGAGAGCGCGGCGGACTGGTGCCGGGAACGCTTTGCGGGCAATCTGGTTTCGGATGATGGCACGCTCGGTCCCAATGTTCACGGGGAATTGGCCCCCCTGCGGAGCATGCTGCTGCCGGAGGAGTGCGAGCAGTATCGCGAACTTGGCCGCCTGGCGGCGGACGCGATGGAGGCGACGCTGGCGAGTATCGAGGTGGGCACGTCGGAGAACGATATCAGCGCGCGCCTTATCTACGAGGGGCAGCGCCGGGGTTGTCAGGTGCCGGTGAGTCTGGTGGCGGCGGATGAGCGGATTACGCGTTATCGCCACCCCCTGCCCACGCTGCCGGGCACGGTGCATGAGCGAAACGTGAAGCGCTACGTCATGGTGGTGGCCGGCATGATCCGCGGGGGACTCTCTGTGTCGCTCACACGCTTCAAGCAGGTGGACACGCTGGACCCCGCGATAACGGATGCCTTCGCGCGAATTTGTGCGGTGGATGCGTGTATGCAGGAGGCGACCATGCCCGGCCGCACGCTCGGCGATGTATTTGTCGCGTGCCAGGATGCCTACCGGCGTTTCGGCTTCGTGGAGAACGAGTGGCATAACCATCACCAGGGCGGCAGCACGGGATTCGCGGGGCGAACCTGTAAGGCCACGCCGGGCGAGATATTTCCCTGCCTCGACGCCAACTGGGCCGAAGATTTTCGAAAGGGTGCGGACCTGGACGTACCCGTGGCCACGGCCTTCGCCTGGAACCCTTCCGCACCCGGCGTGAAATCGGAGGATACCTTCCTGTTGCATGAGGATGGGCGAAAGGAGATACTTTCCAGCACTCCGGGATTGCCGCGGGTTGACTTGGAAGGAATTCTCGGACGTCCGACGGCGGTGGTGAAATCGGGGATCGGTTGACCGTTGACCGTTGAGAATGATCAAAGAAAACGCCTGGGAGTTGAGCCGCCATGGAAACCGCACTTTCGCCGCGCGCGATCTATGATCGGGATGGATTTGTAATCTTCCGGGACGTTCTTGACGCGGACCTCATCGCCGAAGCGAACGCCCATGTGGACTGGCTGCTGGCGAAGCACCCCGATTTACGGCCCGAGCAGCTCCACCACTATTTGTGCCAGCACGATCCTTTCTGGATCCGGCTGGTGAGCGATGAGCGCCTGCTGGATCTTGCGGAGCAGTTCATCGGCCCGGACATTGCCTTGTATGGCACCCACTACATCTGCAAGCCGCCCTTTGACGGTCAGGCGGTGCTGTGGCATCAGGATGGAAGCTATTGGCCCTTGGAGCCGATGGAGGTGGTTACACTCTGGCTGGCCCTGACGGACACCACCCCGGAGAATGGCTGCATGCGGGTCATCCCCGGAACACAGGGCATGGACCTTCAGGCGCTCATGCAGCGGACCGATGTGCCCAATGTACTGAACTCGGGGATGGACGAGGCGATCGTGGACGAGAACGCTGCGGTGGACTGCGTCATGGGTCCGGGCGACGTCTCGGTCCACCACCCCAACGTGATCCATGGTTCGAACGCCAACACTTCGGCGCGGTGGCGGCGCGGGCTCACGATTCGCTATATTCCGACCTCAACGCGGATTTGTCTGGATACGCCGGAAATTCACCCGAGCGCCTTCCACCTGCGGGGAAGAGACCCGGGCGGCGTGAACCGTTACAATCCCCGCCCGGTCTACGTGGAGGGGGAATGGATGCCATTCCGGGGCTGCGAGGATTGGCGGGGCTGAGCGGTGGCGGCCCCACGGCCCCCGACTGCAAAAGATTGCCTGGGTAATGTCGCCCTGCTATCATAGGGCAGGTTACGCTGCCTGGATCGCGCCTGCAGCCGCAGCGGGCAAGGGTGGCACGGCATAGTAATGCACGGCGTAAGAGCAATTCATTTCATGGATAAGCAATTGACCGATCACGATACCCAAGACTCCATCGAAGCTGTCACGAATGTAGATTCCACCATGTACCTTCAGCCCGCCGTGGCGGCGGCAAGTCCGGCCCATCGTGTCCGGGCGAGCCTCATTGTGCTTGCGGGCTGGGAGATTGGGAAAGAAATCGAGGTTTCGGCCAGGTCCATGGTGCTGGGCCGTTCGGTGGACTGCGACACCTGTATCAATTCCCCCTCCGTCTCGCGGCAGCATGCCCAGATCGAGCTGGTGGAAGAAAATGACGAGCGTTATTTCCGGGTGACGGACCTGGGCAGCAGCAACGGCACCCACGTCAACAATACGCGCACCGCGACCACCCGTCTCCACGACGGGGACAAGGTCAAGATGGGCGATGTGCTCTTCAAGTTTGTGCTGCAGGACGAAATCGACTCTCAGTTCCATCAGCATGTCCACCGCCTGATTCACTACGATCAACTGACGGGGCTCCTGACCATGGAAGCCTTCCGCACGCGGCTGGTGGAAGAGTTGCGCCTGGCCCGCCCCGGAATGAACTTTTGCCTGGCGATGACCGATCTCGATGGCCTGAAGAAGGTCAACGATACCCACGGACACCTGGCGGGGCGCATGGTGGTGGGCGGAATGGGCCGCATCATCCGGGAATCGGTACGTCCGGAAGACCACGCGGGCCTCTATGGGGGCGACGAAGCCATTATTCTTTTCCCCAATGCAACGCTCGCGGAGGCCAAAGAAATTGCAGAGTCGCTCCGGGCCGGGATAGAGAATTACCCTTTCGAGCACCACGGACAGGCGGTTCGTGTGACGATCAGCCAGGGGCTGGCGGAATTCCCAGGCCACGGCACGACACCCGAGTTGCTGATCGCGGCGGCGGACCGGGCGCTTTACGCCGCGAAGGCCGCGGGTCGCAACTGCGTGCGCACGGCACCCTATCCGGAGGCTTAAGCTCTTGGACGGCACGGCGACGCCGGCGCTGATCACGCTCACCTCGGACTTTGGCTACCGGGATCCGTGGACGGCCTGCATGAAGGGGGTCATACTCTCTATCGCGCCGGAAAGCCGGATCCTGGACCTCAGCCACGGCATCGCGCCCCAGAATCTTCTTGAGGGCGCCCTCTTCCTGGCGGCGGCCCTCCCCACTTTTCCCGCCGGGACGATCCATGTCGGCGTTGTGGATCCCGGCGTGGGCACGGCGCGCAAACCCATTATCGCCCGTTGTGGCGGCCAGTACGTGATATGCCCGGACAACGGTCTGCTCACCCTCCTCGAACGCACTCACCCGGTCGAGACGGCGGTTGCCATTGAGAATCCCACCCTTATGGCCTCAAACCCGA
Encoded here:
- a CDS encoding GGDEF domain-containing protein — protein: MDKQLTDHDTQDSIEAVTNVDSTMYLQPAVAAASPAHRVRASLIVLAGWEIGKEIEVSARSMVLGRSVDCDTCINSPSVSRQHAQIELVEENDERYFRVTDLGSSNGTHVNNTRTATTRLHDGDKVKMGDVLFKFVLQDEIDSQFHQHVHRLIHYDQLTGLLTMEAFRTRLVEELRLARPGMNFCLAMTDLDGLKKVNDTHGHLAGRMVVGGMGRIIRESVRPEDHAGLYGGDEAIILFPNATLAEAKEIAESLRAGIENYPFEHHGQAVRVTISQGLAEFPGHGTTPELLIAAADRALYAAKAAGRNCVRTAPYPEA
- a CDS encoding M24 family metallopeptidase → MTTPTLFDTRIRLVQHLLKQRGWDGILINRADNFAMATGGKRNYVSTHCDVGACGIFVPAGAPPHYAGNAIEMTRIMDEELSSPACYASPFRWFDESAADWCRERFAGNLVSDDGTLGPNVHGELAPLRSMLLPEECEQYRELGRLAADAMEATLASIEVGTSENDISARLIYEGQRRGCQVPVSLVAADERITRYRHPLPTLPGTVHERNVKRYVMVVAGMIRGGLSVSLTRFKQVDTLDPAITDAFARICAVDACMQEATMPGRTLGDVFVACQDAYRRFGFVENEWHNHHQGGSTGFAGRTCKATPGEIFPCLDANWAEDFRKGADLDVPVATAFAWNPSAPGVKSEDTFLLHEDGRKEILSSTPGLPRVDLEGILGRPTAVVKSGIG
- a CDS encoding phytanoyl-CoA dioxygenase family protein, with translation METALSPRAIYDRDGFVIFRDVLDADLIAEANAHVDWLLAKHPDLRPEQLHHYLCQHDPFWIRLVSDERLLDLAEQFIGPDIALYGTHYICKPPFDGQAVLWHQDGSYWPLEPMEVVTLWLALTDTTPENGCMRVIPGTQGMDLQALMQRTDVPNVLNSGMDEAIVDENAAVDCVMGPGDVSVHHPNVIHGSNANTSARWRRGLTIRYIPTSTRICLDTPEIHPSAFHLRGRDPGGVNRYNPRPVYVEGEWMPFRGCEDWRG